Genomic DNA from Acuticoccus sp. MNP-M23:
CTTTTCGTTCTCGGCCACCGCGGAGCAGCTCTCCACCCAGTCGCCGGTATTGATGTACTCCACGCCCAGCATGTCCCGGATCACCGGGTGGTGGATGTGCCCGCAGACCACGCCGTCTGCGCCGCGGCGCTTGGCTTCGCTGGCAAGCGCGGTCTCGAACTGGCCGATGAAGGACACCGCGTTCTTCACCTTCAGTTTCGCCCATGCCGACAGCGACCAGTAGGTGAGGCCGAGGCGGCGGCGGAAGCGGTTGACCCAGGTGTTGGCGGCAAGCGTGGTCACGTAGGCCCAGTCGCCCAGGAAGGCGAGCCAGCGGGCATGGCGGACCACAACGTCGAACTGGTCGCCGTGGATGACGAGGAGCTTCTTGCCCGCAGCGGTTTCGTGGATGATCGAATCGGTCACCTCGACGCCGCCGAAATGCGTGCCGAGATATTCGCGCAGGAATTCGTCGTGATTGCCGGGGAGGTAGACGATTCGGGCGCCCTTGCGGCCCTGGCGCAGGATTTTCTGCACCACGTCATTGTGGGACTGCGGCCAGTACCAGTTCTTTTTCAGGCGCCATCCGTCGATGATGTCGCCCACGAGGTAGATCGTTTCGGCCTCGTGATAGCGCAGGAAATCCAGGAGGAGTTCCGCCTGACAGCCTTTGCTGCCGAGGTGAATGTCGGAGATGAAGAGGGTGCGATACTTGCGGACGTCGCCGCCGCCTGATTGGGATCTCGCCATGCCTCTTCCGCCCATGTCATTGTCGGCAGGGTTCGCGCTAGCACACCCTACTGTTTGTTCAAACGGGGTGGAAGCTCGCAGGCTCGAAATGAGGCATTCAGCTCCACTTCACTGGGGAGAACGCGCAACGCTTCTCCCCAGCTCCGGCTTATCGAAGGAATAGAGTTTGCAGCGGCGCGTCATCCTCCACATCGGCCTTGAGAAAGCGGCGAGCACATCCCTCCAGGGGGCGCTCGTGGACCACCGTGCCGCACTGGCGGCAAACGGCGTGGCGTTTCCGGCCATCGGCGGCGGCGGCGCCAAGGATCAGCGGGACCTTCGGCTGGGTCTGGAAGGCCATGCGGAGCCGCGCGAACGGGCCGTTGCGAGGCTGAAATCGGCTGCCGCGAGTGATGCGCACACGCTGCTTCTGGCCGGCGAAACCTTCTACCGGATCGGCGTTGCGCCGGTGCTTGAGGTGCTGGCCGATGGCGGGTGGGGCGGCGTGCCGGTGGCGGCATTTGCGGTGATTCGCGATGCGCCGGGGTGGCTGAATTCCCGTTATGCGTTTGGCGCAATACAGTTCCGCTATCGCGACGGGTTCGCCAGCTACGCCCGCAAGGCAGTGCGGCGCGGCGATGTGGACTGGCATCGCCAGTTCGCGCCGTGGATGGAGGCGCCCGGTGTGGCCTTCCACGCCGTGCCGCTGGCCGATCGCCGGGACCAGCGCTCGGTGGTGGTGCGCACGCTGGAGGCCATGGCGCTCAGCTTCGTGCCGGAGGGGCCGCGCCGCAACGAGGCGGTGGACCCGCGAACGGCAGAAGCGGCCCGCCGGCTTGCCGCCTTCGGGCTGGCCAGGGGAGGCGATGCGGCCGTGCGTCCGGCGCGCCGGGTCCTTCTGGAAAGTGCGGCACGGGAAAAATTCGACGGGCGCTTCCAGGGGCTGGATGCGGCGCTGACGGAGACCATCGAGACCGGGGTGCGCGACAGCCAGAACCGCTTTGCCCGCGCCGCCTGGGGGGCGGACTGGGCTGAAATCTATGCTGGCGCACCGGCCGGCCCGAAGACCAGCAACGAGTGGCGGCGCGGTTCGCGGCCAAACGGGGAGCGCGCGGCCATTGACCGTGTGGTACGCGATGTGGTGGACGCGCGCGGACTGAAAAAGCCATGGTGGGCGTTCCGCTGAGTGGCGCGGATGGCGAGGGGTACGGTGTGTTCAAGACGCTGCTGATTGCAAACCGCGGTGAAATTGCGGTGCGCATCATGAAGACGGCGAAGCGGCTCGGGATCGAGACCGTCGCTGTCTATTCGGAAGCCGACCGGGGCGCGATGCACACGCGCGTTGCCGACCGGGCGGTGCTGATCGGCCCGGCCGACGCTGCCCGCTCCTATCTCGACAAGAACCGGATCCTGCTGGCGGCGCGCGAGGCCGGTGCGGACGCAATCCACCCCGGATACGGCTTTCTGTCCGAAAATGCGGCTTTTGCGGAGGCATGCGCTGCGGCGCGGATTGCTTTTGTGGGACCGCCGGCTGCCGCCATCTCCGCCATGGGCTCCAAGGCGGACGCGAAAACGCTGATGGAACGCGCCGGCGTGCCCGTGGTGCGCGGCTATCACGGCGAGATGCAGTCGGCCGAGTTCCTCAAGCGCAAGGCCTACGAGATCGGATATCCGGTGCTCATCAAGGCCATTGCCGGGGGCGGCGGCAAGGGGATGCGCCGCGTCGACAAGGCGATCGACTTCGACGATGCGCTGGCCGAGGCACGGCGCGAGGCAAAGAATGCGTTCGGCGACGACCGCGTGCTGGTGGAGCGCTTCATCAAGCAGCCCCGCCACATCGAGATTCAGGTGTTTGCCGACACGCGCGGTCGCACCGTCTCGCTGCATGAGCGGGACTGCTCGGTCCAGCGGCGCCATCAGAAAATAATGGAGGAGAGCCCCGCGCCGGGGATGACGCCGGAGCTGCGCGCCTCCATGGGCCGCGCTGCGGTGATGGCGGCCGAGGCGGTGGGCTATGTCGGGGCCGGCACGGTGGAGTTCATCGTCGAAGGGGGCGGGGAGCTCACCGAGGACGGATTCTTCTTCATGGAGATGAACACCCGCCTTCAGGTGGAGCATCCTGTCACCGAGATGGTGACGGGCTTCGACCTGGTGGAGTGGCAGCTTCGCGTTGCGGCCGGCGAGCCGCTGCCATCGGGCGAGCCGCGTCCGCCGAAAGGCCATGCGCTGGAGGTGCGCCTTTACGCCGAGGACCCGGACAACGGCTTCCTGCCGTCCACCGGCCGTCTTGCCGCGCTGTCCTTTCCGGAGGGCGTGCGCGTGGACACCGGCGCCGAGACCGGCGACCGCGTGAGCCCGTTCTACGACCCGATGATTGCCAAAATGATCGTTCACGCCGACAGCCGCGACGCCGCATTTGCGGCAATGCGCGATGCGCTTGACCGGACCGTGGCCATCGGCCCGCGCACCAACCTGCCGTTTCTGGCAAAGCTCGTCACCCATCCGGACATTTTGGCCGCCAACCACGACACCGGCTTTGTGGGCCATGCGCTCGATGACCTGACAGGCGGCACCGTCAGCGCGGAGGCGGTTGCCGATGCGGCGGCGTCGCTTGTGGCGGCGGCCGAGGTGCCGGCGCCGGTGGAGAGCGGCTTTCAGAACCCGTGGCTTGCGCGCGACGGCTACCGTCTCACCGGCCATGCGGCGAGCGACGTTTCGCTGCTGGTGGATGGCGAGCCCCGTTTTGCGCGGCTGGACAGCGGACCCGAGGGCCAGACCGTCAGCATCGACGGCATTGTCGGCACGGTGGGCGGGCCGCGCGTGATTTATGCCGACGGCGATGCCTTTGCCGTGGAGGCCGGGCGTGCCGTGCGCGTTTCGCTGGTGGAGCAGCTGTCGCGGGAGATTGCGCCGGATGCGGCCGGTGGCGCGCTGGCGCCGATGCACGGGCGGATTGTGGCGGTCCACGTTTCACCCGGCATGACCGTGGCGCCGGGCGACAAGCTGTTCGCCATCGAAGCGATGAAGATGGAGCATACCGTCAAGGCGGTCGCCGAGGGCGTGGTGCTGGAAGTGCATGCCGCGGCTGGCGATCAGGTCGCCGAACGGGCCGAGGTGATTGTGCTTGGCCCGCCGGGGTCCGTGCCGGCAGCGCCCGAGCCAGCCGAAGAGCTGCCTTTGGCCGTGCCGGTCGAAACTGAACCAACTGCCGAGGCGTCGTATGACGCGGGGGAGACTGCGCCCGTACCGGAGGCGGACGGTCAGGCAGAAACCGCGGCACTGGGCATTGACGATGACGCCAATAATGCTGCCGACGCCGAGGCCGCCAACGGGGACGGGGCTGTCGGTGCGGCGCTGGAGAACGAAGGCCCCGACGGTGATGGCGCGGACGATACGGCGGCGCCGAGCCCGCGCGAATATTAGGTCAGCTGCCAGCCGCCACCGGCTCGGGGGCGGGGGTGAGCATGGTCAGCGCGGCGAGCCGCTCGGCGTAAAGGGCGACGACGAGCCGGAGTTCCGGCACGTTTGCCGCCTCCAGCGCGGCAATGGCGGCTGCCATGGCCGGAAGGTCGCCGCTGCGGTAGGCGCGGGTCATCTCGTTCATGTGGCCTTCGGCCCCGGCAACACGGGTTGGCACCGGGTGGTTGGGGCCGCCCAGCAGCGCGAAGATCTCGATGGCGATCTCCTTGCCCTTTACCTTGATGTTGTCGAACGACAGGCAGTAGTAGCCGGCCTCCATCAGCGCCACGGCCGTTTCGGGGCCGACGAGGATGGGCACGCCGTAGGTCTTGGTCTGCCCTTCGAGGCGGGAGGCGATGTTCACCGCATCGCCGATGACCGAATAGTCAAACCGCTGGCTGGAGCCGAGATTGCCGACACAGCACTCGCCGGTGTTGATGCCGATGCCGATGGCAACCGGCTTGTAGATGCCCGCGTGTTCGGCGTTGAAGCGGTCCAGCGCCTGCATCATGTCGAGCGCGGCTTCGGCGGAGTGGGGGGCATGGGCCGGATCGTCGAGCGGCGCATTCCAGAACGCCATGATGGCGTCGCCCATATATTTGTCCACCGTGCCGCGGTGGGAGAGGATCACGTTGGTGAGGGGCGTCAGGAAGGCGTTGATGAAGGTGGTGAGGCCCTGCGCGTCCATTCCTTCCGAGATGGTGGTGAAGCCGCGAATATCGGTGAACAGGAGCGTCATCGACTTGGTCTCGCCGCCAAGGGTCAGCCGCTCGTGGTTGGTGGCAATGTCTTCCACCAGGTCCGAAGCCACGTAGCGGCCGAAGGCGGACCGCACCCACCGCTTTTCCGAGCCTTCGCGGATGGCAACCCAGCTCGTTGTGGCGAGCAGCACCAGCGCCCCGCCCAGCACCGGAAAGGACGGGTCGACCAGGAGCCGCTCGGTGCGAAACAGCGCGTAGCTTGCCCCGACGACGGCGGTGAGAAGGACAATGCCGACGCCGAAGCTCAGCATCGGCGAAAGGGCCGACGCTGCCACCGCAAAAAGGATGGTGAGGGCGATGAACACCACAATTTCGAGCCCGAGCGACCAGTCCGGCCGCTCAAGGCTGGTGCCGAACACCATATGGTCGATGAGCTGGGCGTGCAGCTCGACCCCCGGCACGGCCTCTTCCAGCGGCGTCGCCTGAATGTCCAGAAGGCCGGGGGCAGTGGCGCCGATCAGGATGATCCGTCCGGCAATCTCGTCCGGGTCCACCGTGCCGCGCACCACGGTCCACGCCGGGATCTGCCGGGCCTCGTCATTTCTGGAAAAATGCAGCCGGACCGCGCCGTCCGCAGTCGTCGGCACGTCCAGTCCGCCGATGCGCACGGCATTGATGCCGGTTTTCTCGCCGAACGCACTCTGGCCCGACGCATTGGACGCGCGCACCACCATGGTGCTGGCGCCTTGCGCAATGCGCAGGGTTTCGCCCGCAAGGCCCGGGATCAAGGTGCCGTCGCCGCCCTGGAACAGAACCTGGATCTGGCGGACGATCCGGTCCCGGTCCGGCAACCAGTTGAGTGCGGCAAGGCCGGCGCTGGCGCGCTCCAGCGCGGGCAGCGGCAAGGTGGCGCTCGAAAAGGCGGGGATGAAGGCGCGCGGGTCGTCCCCGGCAAAGGCAAATCCGGTCTTGGCCACCAGAGGCGGCGCGCCGTTTGTCTCGCGCGGGGCCTTGTCCAGTGAAACGCCCAGCACGGAAGGGGATGCGCCAAGCGCGGCGGCCAGCAGCGTATCGTTGTCGGGCGCGCCATCCAGCGCAGTCAGAAGTGCGTTGCGCCTGTCTCCCTCTGGCATCAGTTCGGCAATGCTTTCGGGCGACATGCGGTCCGGTTCTGCAAGGATCATGTCGAGGCCGATGGCGGCAGCCCCCATGCCGGTCAGCGTGTTGATGATGTCGGCCAACACGGCGCGCGGCCACGGCCATTGCCCAAGCTCGGCGAGGGAGGCTTCGTCGATGGTGACGATGCGCACGGGGGAGGCGGGATCGTAGGGGCGGGGGTCCAGCCGCTGGTATTCATCGAACACCAGATTGCGCAGGGCGCCGACCGCGGTGCCGTCGTTGACGCGCACCGTAAGCCCGGCAAACAGCAAGCCGAGCGCAATCAACGCCAGCGGCAGGGCACGGGCGAGCCTGCGCCGCCAGCGCCCGCGAGGTGATTTGCGCTGCGTTGCGCTCCGATCGAGCATGAATGCCTCCGGTGCGGTCCGCGCCGGCGCGGCGGCACTTTCGCCAATGGTGGCTTTCGCCGGGCGGCGTGTCCAGAGCGCGAGGATTGCGGCGGGCCATGTGTTCGCAGGGCAACAGGCGAGCCGAAAGCACACTGCCGGTACGCATCAAGGTTGCAGCGAAGCAACCTCCGTTCCTTAATGCATAACGACAGCTGTTTGAGTGAACTCCGGTGAAGTGGCGTCCGTCCATGAACACAACCGCCCTGCGTCAAGGTGTGGTGCTGGCTTGCCTTGCGGTGGCTGGTTGCGGCTTTGCGGTGTCGGCAAACGCGCAGGGCACGGGCGAGGCTGCCAGCGCCAGCGCATCACAAGCGGTCGAGTCCCGGCGGGACGCGCTGTTCGCCGCCATGCTGACCGACCCGTCCAATCTCGACATTGCATTCGAGTACGCCACGCTGTCGGCCCAGCTGGGCGACTTTGAGGCTGCCATCGGCACCCTGGAGCGGATGCTGATCTACGCGCCCAACCTGCCGCGCATCCAGCTCGAACTCGGCGTCCTGTATTACCGGATTGGCGCGACCGAGATGGCGCGAAGCTATCTGGAGGCCGCCGAGGTAAGCACCGCGCCGCCCGAGGTGCGCGAGCGGGTCGCCACATTCCTGGCGCAGGTGGACCGGCAGGACAGGCGCTTCCTGGTGTCCGGCACGGCCTATGCCGGGATCCGCTATCAGAGCAA
This window encodes:
- a CDS encoding UDP-2,3-diacylglucosamine diphosphatase — protein: MARSQSGGGDVRKYRTLFISDIHLGSKGCQAELLLDFLRYHEAETIYLVGDIIDGWRLKKNWYWPQSHNDVVQKILRQGRKGARIVYLPGNHDEFLREYLGTHFGGVEVTDSIIHETAAGKKLLVIHGDQFDVVVRHARWLAFLGDWAYVTTLAANTWVNRFRRRLGLTYWSLSAWAKLKVKNAVSFIGQFETALASEAKRRGADGVVCGHIHHPVIRDMLGVEYINTGDWVESCSAVAENEKGELILIKWTKMRRSEDVMELSPSSVRAA
- a CDS encoding biotin carboxylase N-terminal domain-containing protein, whose protein sequence is MVGVPLSGADGEGYGVFKTLLIANRGEIAVRIMKTAKRLGIETVAVYSEADRGAMHTRVADRAVLIGPADAARSYLDKNRILLAAREAGADAIHPGYGFLSENAAFAEACAAARIAFVGPPAAAISAMGSKADAKTLMERAGVPVVRGYHGEMQSAEFLKRKAYEIGYPVLIKAIAGGGGKGMRRVDKAIDFDDALAEARREAKNAFGDDRVLVERFIKQPRHIEIQVFADTRGRTVSLHERDCSVQRRHQKIMEESPAPGMTPELRASMGRAAVMAAEAVGYVGAGTVEFIVEGGGELTEDGFFFMEMNTRLQVEHPVTEMVTGFDLVEWQLRVAAGEPLPSGEPRPPKGHALEVRLYAEDPDNGFLPSTGRLAALSFPEGVRVDTGAETGDRVSPFYDPMIAKMIVHADSRDAAFAAMRDALDRTVAIGPRTNLPFLAKLVTHPDILAANHDTGFVGHALDDLTGGTVSAEAVADAAASLVAAAEVPAPVESGFQNPWLARDGYRLTGHAASDVSLLVDGEPRFARLDSGPEGQTVSIDGIVGTVGGPRVIYADGDAFAVEAGRAVRVSLVEQLSREIAPDAAGGALAPMHGRIVAVHVSPGMTVAPGDKLFAIEAMKMEHTVKAVAEGVVLEVHAAAGDQVAERAEVIVLGPPGSVPAAPEPAEELPLAVPVETEPTAEASYDAGETAPVPEADGQAETAALGIDDDANNAADAEAANGDGAVGAALENEGPDGDGADDTAAPSPREY
- a CDS encoding adenylate/guanylate cyclase domain-containing protein, whose amino-acid sequence is MLDRSATQRKSPRGRWRRRLARALPLALIALGLLFAGLTVRVNDGTAVGALRNLVFDEYQRLDPRPYDPASPVRIVTIDEASLAELGQWPWPRAVLADIINTLTGMGAAAIGLDMILAEPDRMSPESIAELMPEGDRRNALLTALDGAPDNDTLLAAALGASPSVLGVSLDKAPRETNGAPPLVAKTGFAFAGDDPRAFIPAFSSATLPLPALERASAGLAALNWLPDRDRIVRQIQVLFQGGDGTLIPGLAGETLRIAQGASTMVVRASNASGQSAFGEKTGINAVRIGGLDVPTTADGAVRLHFSRNDEARQIPAWTVVRGTVDPDEIAGRIILIGATAPGLLDIQATPLEEAVPGVELHAQLIDHMVFGTSLERPDWSLGLEIVVFIALTILFAVAASALSPMLSFGVGIVLLTAVVGASYALFRTERLLVDPSFPVLGGALVLLATTSWVAIREGSEKRWVRSAFGRYVASDLVEDIATNHERLTLGGETKSMTLLFTDIRGFTTISEGMDAQGLTTFINAFLTPLTNVILSHRGTVDKYMGDAIMAFWNAPLDDPAHAPHSAEAALDMMQALDRFNAEHAGIYKPVAIGIGINTGECCVGNLGSSQRFDYSVIGDAVNIASRLEGQTKTYGVPILVGPETAVALMEAGYYCLSFDNIKVKGKEIAIEIFALLGGPNHPVPTRVAGAEGHMNEMTRAYRSGDLPAMAAAIAALEAANVPELRLVVALYAERLAALTMLTPAPEPVAAGS